A window of Trichoderma atroviride chromosome 3, complete sequence contains these coding sequences:
- a CDS encoding uncharacterized protein (EggNog:ENOG41), whose translation MARPQNSPILAQLRNAKTCPEQSTALQALKNEIVGHHQKKETWVSLGVLEPVIRTLTSARPAAKSSTSKDARPQASGRRPLSEEDNVRLQALQIITSFAKGGPPFLPSVHASRALPAILACTSPNANPPQIVVAALKAVSGIADAAALASPSSELDSLALADAIFMSPYHLESLCLILASTSSSRLLQIQVELVASLVSRICTEERHQQALIQSGVLDMLASRLASFAVSQGHVVPGAEAQAYSDGLYEAFPKEAPHGTQIGPVLAAVAAILGESKYRATRLINSPAILAVFPSIAVETSSLSGAKIQGSTTVMDYLLPQVPPPSSNVRSPPQSHHHSSTNTPDRPESRTPSQTPGLRLVSPAVLESGLDNSSDEVESPFIPWLIIQARSLSGYGRLMAVTILTALFKAGLGRKGWRETSLGMLIVPILLDLITKNDKDEAESQSAFDETQHLILEKAPATLARLITDSELLQKAAYDCGAVKTLTKLLRRAYRSVPILEATKYWSPQPDTDMDVEGPSASSQLGQLGQDPLLSHRVRLRESTLKAIGAVASGKEDYRKALVEEDFIPYVMESLTEYPKRPKQIKDRLKDKPSGETEQQPNVSSAYGANPLSVIVAACHVIRMLSRSISILRTTLVDHSVAMPVFKFLKHPDVDVQVAATAAICNLVLEASPVRELLAENGVMKILCEHAHSDNPALRLNALWALKHLVIAVSSDLKRSCLEQLDPDWLVQLICDDGQGAISYNTQPGQPSGDDVDVDVDEEMDASPSDEQVRWMFAANGNPQKLDASRSTKLRQAEDKLASLRENELNSQRRSRNDEVAVQEQGLELIRNLVGLGVGASAESPYDTTEMIDYLFRTIGQDRLFDLLSSKLQAKVLHPFSRRAPTPGQETRLIHPHAKIIIPVIYILVHIAASTHQHRQLVARQTDLLKLLYQQIGNRDKEVRVAVCHFIINLTGHDDESLQEWSMRANELKKLGFHTRMEFLKHNDRDLDVRERAKTAVYQLDKAIAY comes from the exons ATGGCGCGACCCCAGAACTCCCCGATCCTAGCTCAGCTGCGAAACGCCAAAACGTGCCCCGAGCAGTCGACAGCTCTACAAGCTCTGAAGAATGAGATCGTCGGACACCaccagaagaaggagacgtGGGTCAGCCTGGGTGTGCTGGAGCCCGTTATAAGGACCTTGACCTCGGCTCGTCCTGCGGCCAAGTCGAGCACAAGCAAAGATGCTAGGCCACAGGCATCGGGCCGCCGGCCTCTGTCAGAGGAGGACAACGTGAGGCTGCAAGCTTTGCAGATCATCACAAGCTTCGCCAAGG GCGGCCCTCCCTTTCTACCGTCCGTCCACGCCTCccgagctcttccagccatCCTCGCATGCACATCTCCCAATGCTAACCCGCCGCAAATCGTCGTTGCTGCTCTCAAGGCCGTGAGCGGCAttgcagatgcagctgctctggcatcgccgtcatcagAGCTCGATAGTCTTGCTCTCGCCGACGCAATATTCATGTCCCCGTATCATCTCGAATCTCTATGTCTTATACTTGCTTCTACGTCATCAAGCCGCTTGCTGCAGATTCAGGTTGAGCTTGTGGCCAGCCTGGTGTCTCGCATTTGCACAGAGGAAAGGCATCAACAGGCTCTGATCCAGTCTGGTGTTTTGGATATGCTCGCGTCCCGCTTGGCCAGCTTCGCCGTCAGCCAAGGCCATGTTGTTCCAGGAGCTGAGGCACAGGCTTATAGCGATGGGTTGTATGAAGCTTTCCCTAAAGAAGCTCCTCATGGAACACAAATTGGTCCTGTGCTTGCGGCGGTCGCGGCCATCCTTGGAGAGTCGAAATACAGGGCAACTCGGCTCATCAACTCTCCCGCCATCCTTGCTGTTTTCCCTTCCATTGCCGTTGAAACCAGCAGTCTGAGCGGCGCCAAAATCCAGGGCTCGACGACGGTCATGGATTACTTGCTGCCTCAGGTCCCCCCTCCTTCTTCCAACGTTCGCAGTCCGCCTCAGTCTCATCACCATTCTTCCACTAACACACCAGACCGTCCCGAATCACGAACTCCGAGTCAAACGCCCGGCCTTAGGCTTGTCTCTCCTGCTGTCTTGGAGTCGGGCTTGGACAACTCATCTGATGAGGTCGAGAGCCCTTTCATCCCCTGGCTGATTATACAAGCCAGGTCACTATCTGGCTATGGCAGACTCATGGCAGTCACTATTCTGACAGCACTCTTCAAAGCTGGACTAGGACGCAAAGGATGGAGAGAAACCAGTCTTGGCATGCTAATCGTGCCAATTCTCCTCGATTTGATCACGAAAAACGACAAGGACGAGGCTGAATCACAGAGCGCCTTTGATGAAACCCAGCATCTGATTTTAGAGAAAGCACCGGCAACATTAGCCCGTCTCATCACTGACAGTGAACTGCTCCAAAAAGCTGCTTACGATTGCGGTGCGGTCAAGACGTTGACAAAACTTTTGAGGCGAGCTTATCGCTCTGTACCCATCTTAGAGGCGACGAAATATTGGTCTCCCCAGCCTGATACCGATATGGATGTTGAAGGTCCATCTGCATCTTCACAATTGgggcagcttggccaggATCCGCTGCTCTCGCATCGCGTAAGGCTAAGAGAATCGACACTCAAAGCCATCGGCGCCGTAGCTTCTGGAAAGGAAGATTATAGGAAGGCCCTGGTCGAAGAAGACTTTATTCCCTATGTTATGGAGTCCCTAACTGAATACCCCAAACGCCCCAAACAAATCAAAGACCGGCTCAAGGATAAACCCAGCGGAGAGACTGAACAACAGCCCAACGTCTCATCAGCATATGGCGCCAATCCATTATCCGTCATCGTCGCGGCGTGCCATGTCATCAGGATGCTCTCGCGATCCATTAGCATATTGCGAACGACTTTGGTTGATCACTCGGTTGCCATGCCAGTCTTCAAGTTCTTAAAACACCCAGACGTTGACGTCCAGGTTGCTGCCACAGCTGCCATTTGTAACCTAGTTTTGGAAGCCAGCCCAGTCCGCGAA CTATTGGCCGAAAATGGTGTTATGAAGATCCTCTGCGAACACGCCCACTCCGATAATCCTGCTCTGCGGCTTAATGCATTGTGGGCCCTGAAACACCTTGTTATTGCTGTGAGCTCCGATCTAAAGCGATCTTGCTTGGAGCAACTTGATCCTGATTGGTTGGTACAACTTATTTGTGATGACGGTCAGGGCGCTATTTCATATAACACTCAGCCTGGCCAGCCGTcgggtgatgatgttgatgttgatgtggatgaagagatggatgcgTCGCCCTCCGACGAACAGGTGAGATGGATGTTTGCAGCAAACGGCAATCCACAAAAGCTGGATGCTTCGAGATCAACCAAGCTACGCCAAGCGGAAGACAAGCTCGCCAGCTTGCGTGAAAATGAGCTCAACTCGCAAAGGAGATCCCGCAACGATGAAGTCGCCGTTCAAGAACAAGGTCTAGAGCTCATCAGAAACTTGGTAGGGCTCGGGGTGGGCGCCTCTGCGGAGTCACCTTATGATACGACAGAGATGATTGATTACCTGTTTAGAACCATTGGGCAAGATCGGCTCTTTGACCTGTTATCCTCAAAGCTACAAGCCAAGGTGCTCCATCCCTTTTCTCGACGGGCGCCAACGCCGGGACAGGAGACAAGACTCATCCACCCTCATGCGAAAATCATCATCCCGGTAATCTATATCTTGGTCCACATAGCGGCCAGCACACACCAGCATCGACAGCTGGTTGCTAGGCAGACAGacctgctcaagctgctctACCAGCAGATTGGCAATCGGGATAAGGAGGTGCGTGTCGCCGTATGTCACTTCATCATAAACCTTACAGGCCACGACGATGAGAGTTTGCAAGAATGGTCTATGAGGGCCAACGAATTGAAGAAGCTAGGATTCCACACCAGAATGGAGTTTCTCAAACACAATGACAGAGATCTCGACGTGAGGGAACGCGCCAAGACGGCAGTGTACCAGCTTGATAAGGCGATTGCTTATTAG